Part of the Candidatus Sulfotelmatobacter sp. genome is shown below.
TCCGGAGCCAGCGAACGCAGCACGTTGAGCTCGAGCGCCGGCGGTACCTCGGCGCTGACCCCCGTGATCCGAGCGCCGACGAGCCCGTGCCGTTCGGGCGCCGGCACCAGCGCGTAGACCAGCGGAGTGTGGGGAACGGCGTCGCGGGCGAGGAGCGCCGCCTTGAGGCCGATCGCCACCACCACTTCGGGCTTCGCCCACTTGAGGGACTCGGCGGCGGCGTCCATGGACAGCCCGGCGAGCGACAGCACCTGAACCGGCCGGCGGCGAAACACGGCACGAAAGGCGCGCTCCGATTGGACGCAGACCGGCAGGTCGCTCGAGCGGAGCACCACCACGCCCGAGGCCCAAGCGCTCGCCGGAAGCAGGAGCAGCAGCGGCGCGGCCAATGACCCAAACCGCCGCAGCCCAAGCGACATCGCGCCTCGCACCGGCATCGAGCGACCTCCCGCGGACCGTGATCCCCGCCCGGTACGCGCGTGCCGGGAGGGCTCCATTCCCTGATTTTTCGGCCATTTGTGAGGCTGACTTGACCCGGTGAAGCGCGGGAAGACCCCCGGGGCGGGGCGGGAGCGAGGGAGCGACGACTCGGCTAAGATCGCGCCCCATGTCGCGCGCTCCAGACCCGCGCCGGCGCCTGCCGGCCATCGAGTCCCTGCTCCACGAGCCCGCCCTCGCGGAAGCTCTGCGCGAGCTGCCGCGCGCGCTGGTCGTGGAGGCGGTGCGGGCCGAGGTGGCCAGCGCCCGGCGCGGCCTTCGCGCTCGCCAGGCCGCCGCGCCGAGTCCTGCGGCGCTGGCCGGCCTTGCCGCCGAACGGGCGCGACGCGAGGGGCGGCCGCCCCTGCGGCGGGTGCTCAACGCCACCGGGATCGTGCTTCATACCAATCTCGGCCGCGCGCCGTTGGCGGCGCCGGCGAGCCGTGCGATCCACGAGGTCGCGTCCGGGTACTGCAATCTCGAGTACGACCTGGTGACCGGCCGGAGGGGGCAGCGCGGCATTGCGGTCCAGGAATGGATCGGGCGCCTGACCGGGGCCGAGGCCGCGGTGGTGGTGAACAACGGCGCCGCCGCGATCCTGCTCGCGCTGTCGGCGCTGGCGCGAGGTCGCGGCGTGATCGTTTCCCGGGGCGAGCTGGTCGAGATCGGCGGCTCGTTCCGCGTGCCCGAGATCATGGAGCAGAGCGGCGCGCGGCTCATCGAGGTCGGCACCACCAATCGCACGCACCTGCGCGACTACCAGCGCGCGCTCGAGCGTCACGATGACGTCGCTGCAGTGCTGCGCGTCCATCCCAGCAATTTTCGCGTGCGCGGCTTCACCGCGCGCCCCGAGCTCCCCGAGCTGGCCGCGCTCGCTCACCGCCGGCGCCTGCCCTTGATCGAGGATCTGGGCAGCGGCGCGCTGCTCGATCTCGCCACCGTCGGCCTCGAGCACGAGCCGACCGCGGCCGAAAGCCTCGCCGCCGGCGCCGACGTCGTCACCTTCTCGGGCGACAAGCTGCTGGGCGGCGCCCAGGCCGGGCTGCTGATCGGCCGGCGGCGCTACGTCGAGCGAGCAGCCGCGGCGCCGCTGGCCCGCGCCCTGCGTCCCGACAAGCTGGCGCTCGCCGCACTCGCCGCGACGCTCCCGCTCTACGCCGATCCCGAGCGCGCGGTGCGCGAGATTCCGGCGCTGGCCATGCTGCGCGCGGGGGAGCCCGAGCTGCGCGCTCGCGCCGAGCGGCTCGCCGCGCTGCTGAAGGCCGCGCTCCCGGCGGCCGAACTGAAGCTCGCGCGCGGCGAGGGCGAGGTCGGGGGGGGCTCGCTTCCCGGCGCGCGGCTCACCGACTGGCTGGTCGAGGTCGCGCTGCCCGGGATGAGCGCCCGGGAACTCGAGGGACGAGTGCGCGCGGGCGAACCGCCGCTGCTCGGCACGATCCGGGCCGGCCGATTCCGGCTCGACGTTCGCACCCTGTTCGATGCCGACCTCGAAGTGGTCGCCGGAGCAGTCGCGCGCGCCGTCCGCTGACGGCTCGGGCCGGTCTCGGTACCCGGGTCGGCCGCTCAATTTTCGTTTGCCGTCGCGAGCTTTGGCCGGTACTTTCACCGGTCAAGGCAGTCTAGGGATGCTCCAAATGCGGCCATAGCCGCCTCCTCGCAGGGAAGCGAAGGGCTCACCCGGGGTTGGCGCCGCCGTGGCCCCGCTTCTTGGCGGGCGCCGAACCAGAGGGGACACGGATGTTTCTGCACAGACTGGAGCTCCAGGGCTTCAAGTCGTTCGTCGACAAGACCGAGGTGCTGTTCGGCGACGGCATTACCGGCGTCATCGGCCCGAACGGCTGCGGCAAGACCAACGTCTCCGACGCCATCCGCTGGGTGATGGGCGAACAGAGCGCCAAGCAGCTGCGCGGCGACTCGATGGAGGACGTGATCTTCAACGGCTGCCCCACCCGCAAGCCGCTCGGCATGGCCGAGGTCCACCTCACCTTCAAGAACGACCGCGGCATTCTCCCCACCGAATTCTCTGAAGTCACGGTCTCTCGCCGGGTGTTT
Proteins encoded:
- the selA gene encoding L-seryl-tRNA(Sec) selenium transferase; amino-acid sequence: MSRAPDPRRRLPAIESLLHEPALAEALRELPRALVVEAVRAEVASARRGLRARQAAAPSPAALAGLAAERARREGRPPLRRVLNATGIVLHTNLGRAPLAAPASRAIHEVASGYCNLEYDLVTGRRGQRGIAVQEWIGRLTGAEAAVVVNNGAAAILLALSALARGRGVIVSRGELVEIGGSFRVPEIMEQSGARLIEVGTTNRTHLRDYQRALERHDDVAAVLRVHPSNFRVRGFTARPELPELAALAHRRRLPLIEDLGSGALLDLATVGLEHEPTAAESLAAGADVVTFSGDKLLGGAQAGLLIGRRRYVERAAAAPLARALRPDKLALAALAATLPLYADPERAVREIPALAMLRAGEPELRARAERLAALLKAALPAAELKLARGEGEVGGGSLPGARLTDWLVEVALPGMSARELEGRVRAGEPPLLGTIRAGRFRLDVRTLFDADLEVVAGAVARAVR